A section of the Sedimentisphaera cyanobacteriorum genome encodes:
- a CDS encoding UDP-glucose dehydrogenase family protein: protein MKISVVGVGYVGLVAAACLAEGGNNVICVDKDGNKIEGLKKGVIPIYEPGLEELVERNTEAGRLEFTTDIAYGVQNSGVTFIGVGTPSSADGSADISAVKAVSEAIAKYMTGRHVIVTKSTVPVGTHKVVSDIIKANTNHPFDYVSNPEFLKEGSAVQDFLKPDRVIIGTTKTEIFELMTNIYAPFMRKSSRMIFVDPASAEMAKYAANAMLATRITFMNELSGLCEQFGADIEKVRIGIGSDSRIGKEFLFAGLGYGGSCFPKDVKALAYMGDEQGIEMTIAKSVQAANYRQQDRFAERIIEYCKENGLTQIAAWGLAFKAKTDDIRESPAVRCLHKIIEAGIKVKAFDPEAMENASRELGKAVEMCEDAYQTLEGSDVMAVLTDWQEFRSPDFDTIREKLSRPVIFDGRNLYSPDFVAGCGIEYHSIGR, encoded by the coding sequence GTGAAGATATCAGTTGTCGGTGTCGGATATGTAGGGCTTGTAGCAGCGGCCTGCCTTGCAGAAGGCGGGAACAACGTAATATGCGTTGATAAAGACGGAAACAAGATTGAAGGGCTGAAGAAGGGGGTAATCCCGATATACGAGCCCGGACTCGAGGAGCTTGTAGAGCGGAACACTGAGGCGGGCAGGCTCGAATTCACCACGGATATCGCCTACGGCGTTCAGAATTCCGGCGTAACGTTTATCGGCGTTGGAACGCCGAGCAGTGCGGACGGCTCGGCTGATATATCTGCTGTGAAAGCGGTATCCGAGGCCATCGCAAAGTATATGACAGGCCGGCATGTAATCGTTACCAAAAGCACCGTCCCTGTGGGAACGCATAAGGTGGTTTCGGACATCATCAAAGCCAATACGAACCACCCATTCGATTATGTAAGCAATCCTGAATTCCTGAAGGAGGGCTCTGCTGTGCAGGACTTCCTCAAGCCGGACAGGGTGATAATAGGGACAACCAAAACTGAAATCTTCGAGCTGATGACGAATATTTACGCCCCGTTTATGCGTAAATCCAGCAGGATGATTTTTGTGGACCCGGCTAGCGCAGAGATGGCTAAATACGCCGCAAACGCTATGCTCGCAACCAGAATTACGTTTATGAACGAGCTTTCAGGTCTGTGTGAGCAGTTTGGGGCGGATATCGAGAAGGTTCGAATCGGGATCGGTTCGGATTCAAGGATCGGCAAGGAATTCCTCTTTGCAGGCCTCGGCTATGGCGGAAGCTGCTTCCCGAAAGACGTGAAGGCTCTTGCGTATATGGGGGATGAGCAGGGCATTGAGATGACTATCGCCAAATCTGTGCAGGCTGCAAACTACCGCCAGCAGGACAGATTCGCTGAGAGGATTATAGAATACTGCAAAGAAAACGGCCTAACCCAGATAGCCGCTTGGGGGCTCGCTTTCAAGGCCAAAACAGACGACATCAGAGAGTCGCCGGCTGTCAGATGCCTTCATAAAATTATCGAAGCAGGCATCAAGGTTAAGGCGTTCGACCCGGAGGCGATGGAAAACGCATCAAGAGAGCTTGGCAAGGCGGTTGAGATGTGCGAGGATGCATACCAGACGCTCGAGGGCTCCGATGTGATGGCAGTGCTTACCGACTGGCAGGAATTCAGATCGCCGGACTTTGATACTATCAGAGAAAAACTCTCACGGCCTGTAATCTTCGACGGCCGAAACCTCTACAGCCCCGACTTCGTCGCCGGCTGCGGCATCGAATACCACAGCATAGGACGATAA
- a CDS encoding RNA polymerase sigma factor, which translates to MNAGEINKEQLIAGCKRGEQEAYRQLVDIYSDKIYGYFASCTRDPEAAEELLSDFYFKLLKSIKSYKNGSFEAWIFKIAGSVYYDYLRKVIRERENYSRYREEKEYLDRQHESDETETDLEKAVSELDEDSRNLVMLRYYSDMSFKEIAEATGKPVGTVLTKIHRALKKMKTVIENESR; encoded by the coding sequence GTGAACGCCGGGGAAATCAACAAAGAGCAATTAATAGCAGGCTGCAAGAGAGGCGAGCAGGAAGCTTACCGGCAGCTGGTTGACATATATTCAGACAAGATATATGGATACTTTGCATCATGCACGAGAGATCCCGAGGCTGCAGAAGAGCTTTTGAGCGACTTTTATTTTAAGCTTCTCAAGAGCATTAAGAGCTATAAAAACGGTTCTTTTGAGGCGTGGATTTTTAAGATCGCCGGCAGCGTTTACTACGATTATTTAAGAAAAGTCATCAGGGAACGAGAGAACTACAGCAGGTATCGTGAAGAAAAAGAATACTTAGACCGGCAGCACGAATCGGACGAAACGGAAACAGACTTGGAAAAGGCAGTTTCAGAGCTTGATGAGGACAGCAGGAATCTTGTAATGCTGAGGTATTATTCGGATATGAGCTTCAAGGAAATAGCAGAGGCAACGGGCAAGCCTGTCGGAACAGTTCTGACGAAAATCCACAGAGCCCTAAAAAAAATGAAAACGGTGATAGAAAATGAAAGCAGATAA
- a CDS encoding acyl carrier protein yields MAMSRDEIFEKVQEVLAEALGLDDDEVTPQATLMGDLGAESIDFLDITFNLEKAFDIKIPREELFPADSIMENGEYVQDGKLTEAGLAELKDKMPHTDFSEFEADPDINKLPDLFTVDSIVKFVEGKVN; encoded by the coding sequence ATGGCGATGAGTCGTGATGAAATTTTTGAGAAGGTGCAGGAAGTTCTCGCTGAAGCGCTGGGGCTCGATGATGATGAGGTAACCCCCCAAGCAACGCTGATGGGAGACCTAGGAGCTGAGAGCATCGATTTTCTCGATATTACGTTTAATCTTGAGAAGGCTTTCGATATCAAGATTCCGAGGGAAGAGCTTTTTCCCGCTGATTCAATAATGGAAAACGGCGAGTATGTGCAGGACGGCAAACTAACAGAAGCCGGCCTCGCTGAGCTCAAGGATAAGATGCCGCATACCGATTTTAGTGAGTTTGAAGCAGATCCTGATATCAACAAGCTGCCGGACCTTTTCACTGTTGATTCAATTGTGAAATTCGTCGAAGGCAAAGTAAACTAA
- a CDS encoding RHS repeat-associated core domain-containing protein: MDAIEYEYNNMLMRESVTIGAETEAYAADPNGMGRYSSVGSEAVEYDGNGNLSRCGDDYYIYDPQDRLRAYYRLAGDPNEASVSLYGYDLFGRRVSRASASGVGDNEGELQQSFAYSGHRVIAEYDGSGGVQKRFVYGAGIDEVVCMIDVVRPAGAGWTESMSDLAAAWLCAEGDLCYAANADYVDNTEPNMINIEDLAYYLSEYYIAERDAAFAEEYCGYFADELGSVVMLYSAEPNGIAEIYSYDAYGSVEISDPNGQPLDESAAGNPYMFAGRRYDSESGLYYWRARYYNPALGVFHSRDPLGYIDSMNLYAYCANNPVNYVDPWGELPSITRTKHYRRNKYNTWQPKTPKAAEKAGWRKVSWPKDIYHKQGPKASRRNQKWISPSGKCETVYDDNGNLVTDSVDQGTYNFYPASDAINHYKYDIEPYILWGNSPDDPTDKYDRILGTYKGELQ, encoded by the coding sequence ATGGATGCAATAGAATACGAATACAACAATATGCTGATGCGAGAGAGCGTAACAATTGGCGCTGAGACAGAAGCCTACGCCGCCGATCCGAACGGTATGGGGCGATACAGCTCTGTGGGTTCTGAGGCGGTGGAGTATGACGGGAACGGAAATCTCTCCCGCTGCGGGGATGACTACTACATCTACGACCCGCAGGACAGGCTTCGGGCGTATTATCGGCTTGCGGGCGATCCGAATGAGGCGAGCGTATCGCTGTACGGCTATGATTTATTCGGCCGACGGGTGAGCAGGGCATCTGCCTCAGGCGTTGGCGATAATGAGGGCGAGCTGCAGCAGAGCTTTGCATACTCCGGGCATCGCGTGATAGCGGAATACGACGGCTCGGGCGGGGTGCAGAAACGCTTTGTTTACGGAGCGGGGATTGATGAGGTGGTTTGTATGATTGATGTGGTGAGGCCGGCGGGCGCAGGCTGGACAGAAAGCATGAGCGATTTGGCGGCGGCGTGGCTTTGCGCCGAGGGCGATTTATGCTATGCTGCAAATGCAGATTACGTTGACAATACAGAGCCTAATATGATCAACATCGAAGACCTTGCTTACTATCTGAGCGAGTATTACATTGCAGAGCGGGATGCCGCCTTTGCGGAAGAATACTGCGGCTATTTTGCCGATGAGCTGGGCAGTGTGGTGATGTTGTATTCGGCCGAGCCGAACGGGATTGCTGAGATATACAGCTATGATGCATACGGCAGCGTGGAGATAAGCGATCCGAACGGCCAGCCGCTGGATGAAAGTGCAGCCGGCAATCCGTATATGTTCGCCGGCCGGCGGTATGACAGCGAATCCGGCCTGTACTACTGGCGCGCAAGATACTACAACCCCGCCTTGGGCGTATTCCACTCCCGCGACCCCCTCGGCTATATCGACAGCATGAACCTCTACGCCTACTGCGCCAATAATCCCGTAAATTACGTTGATCCCTGGGGGGAACTGCCTTCAATTACGAGAACTAAGCATTACAGAAGAAATAAATATAACACTTGGCAACCTAAAACCCCAAAAGCGGCGGAAAAGGCAGGATGGCGGAAAGTCTCTTGGCCTAAAGATATTTACCATAAACAAGGCCCTAAAGCTAGTAGACGAAACCAAAAATGGATTTCTCCTAGTGGAAAATGTGAGACCGTCTATGATGATAATGGAAATTTAGTTACAGATTCTGTTGACCAGGGAACATACAACTTTTATCCAGCTTCTGATGCTATAAACCATTATAAATATGATATTGAGCCATATATATTATGGGGTAATTCGCCTGATGATCCTACTGATAAATATGACAGGATTTTGGGCACATACAAAGGCGAATTGCAGTGA
- a CDS encoding RHS repeat-associated core domain-containing protein, whose translation MIDVARPAGAGWTESMSDLAEAWLCAEGDLCYAANADYVDNTEPNMINIEDLAYYMSEYYIAERDAAFAEEYCGYFADELGSVVMLYSAEPNGIAERYSYDAYGSVEISDPNGQPLDESAAGNPYMFAGRRYDSESGLYYCRARYYNPALGVFHSRDPLGYIDSMNLYAYCTNNPVNFVDPWGLCYEIIHPRKQQLNLSSDYVKLIKMHRKRDLYNTWQPKNPQIAIDRGWKELIGLQAMYHQMGQGNGNNRKFISPSGKCEVVYDSDGNILTNPANRGTYNYGTNWFTHFILDMVPYYIEGNSPTDPTTPSERIYGTYGASSISQPFKTASGLWF comes from the coding sequence ATGATTGATGTGGCAAGGCCGGCGGGTGCAGGCTGGACAGAAAGCATGAGCGATTTGGCGGAGGCGTGGCTTTGCGCCGAGGGCGATTTATGCTATGCTGCAAATGCAGATTACGTTGACAATACAGAGCCTAATATGATCAACATCGAAGACCTTGCTTACTATATGAGCGAGTATTACATTGCAGAGCGGGATGCCGCCTTTGCGGAAGAATACTGCGGCTATTTTGCCGATGAGCTGGGCAGCGTGGTGATGTTGTATTCCGCCGAGCCGAACGGGATTGCTGAGAGATACAGCTATGACGCATACGGCAGCGTGGAGATAAGCGATCCGAACGGCCAGCCGCTGGATGAAAGTGCAGCCGGCAATCCGTATATGTTCGCCGGCCGTCGGTATGACAGCGAATCCGGCCTGTACTACTGCCGCGCCAGATACTACAACCCCGCCCTGGGCGTATTCCACTCCCGCGACCCCCTCGGCTATATCGACTCAATGAACCTCTACGCCTACTGCACCAATAACCCTGTGAACTTCGTTGATCCATGGGGTTTGTGTTATGAAATAATTCACCCAAGAAAACAGCAATTAAATTTATCGTCTGATTATGTAAAACTAATAAAAATGCACCGAAAGAGGGATCTTTACAATACATGGCAGCCTAAAAATCCTCAGATTGCTATTGATAGAGGTTGGAAAGAATTAATTGGATTGCAGGCTATGTATCACCAAATGGGGCAAGGCAATGGAAACAATCGCAAATTTATTTCGCCCAGCGGCAAATGCGAAGTCGTGTATGATAGTGATGGAAATATTCTAACCAATCCCGCAAATCGCGGAACCTACAATTACGGCACAAATTGGTTTACACATTTTATCTTGGATATGGTGCCTTATTACATTGAAGGTAATTCGCCAACTGATCCTACTACGCCGTCAGAAAGAATATATGGTACTTATGGTGCATCGTCAATATCTCAACCTTTTAAGACTGCTAGTGGATTATGGTTTTAG
- a CDS encoding RHS repeat-associated core domain-containing protein, which translates to MICFDTQDDLINIAKDDPNVSVKLGDAVAGDPIHLESGKSIESITDLKIHGNTMDIEFNRLYLGESFDRGFKHRFNVPLKNTKYLAGTDDNVLKNDCSVQKKITKTANLLNIPSIVNLYGINDPNDQANYTFMVVDKVTPLTETDCFFELPENAPNNGKVVFNDVGSGSVNFDVACSYYHYWWYPEVNFYDPNGNVLSTSEPYRVLTKIGTDTYNYTKDYPISPYSCRVGRNWTHNYNIFLQDTVEESSGSNCPSETDNLKIISGATTYNFSRSSGADESVPFTCQSSPELKLYKTVDSGEAYFILHKKHGERWKFSSALSDSITYPLEYMEDRFGNRLDFEYYAEEKEGLLQSITNDVGREINFYYTSTDYMLDYIEDDRDRQWHYSRNSNFELTSVASPSPEGGSQGSVSQYTYTNPAGSNPHQLKTKTDAQGQIWYDNTYSSEGRIVSQQYGSGSFTSSYNFPENDPNYVVIADREGNAVMHYLTKTGLIDKRKVYSDESTWLTTDYIYDFELDGSLEEKEAPCLIKKIVLPDNKIIAYTHDQYGNTTSETHKANENDPGITTSYTYTGGADSNLCSITTPDGLTYQFSYTGDALTQIELPAATVYDPNSLDYVVENPTYQLGYDSRGNYDYIKLPDGNTLNYEYSYNEDGQKSQLIINFNYDPLLQYSYSFDTTSGLIEQATDPDGVTTDYSYNDADRLTEIQNGLGEIAKIAYNPLGLVETVSTQLGASYNENTAINYSFGYTITDKLAAITDSLGRITTIGYNNNDKRQFVKDPKASADGFKNKEYSYNSRDLLKSITFPEDYDPAAGNQNVTNISYDEGGRVESATDPEGGITAYDYDGYGRLEQITYPDSGKEKFSYDCAGRITTKTRPSGDKILYDYNLSGKLSAKAVLPADSSNALMKDENGIFSMLDSDWASIWDPNSFGGQFAQTSQNGANFPFTISESGSYIVQVYFPASSGTVRFSIYEDISEFSGSPCEIIDIEQNSNGGMWITVGSCTFSDSSDGCIDVENISGTVTFDAFRLIPAKTFEYDIMGRITKAGENSFSYYPSGRLKTETDSFARTTSYEYSPAGRITKLIYPDGYFTQYDYDAAGRLDKITDSAGKVLLDYTRDASGRVAVKETVGGACTYYDYEDLSSQADDNRGIYLDSIEHFLGGSCVNYIEYGRDLAGNTVSKTDENNNTKSYFYDKNYWLTEADAIEYEYNNMLMRESVTIGAETEAYAADPNGMGRYSSVGSEAVEYDGNGNLSRCGDDYYIYDPQDRLRAYYRLAGDPNEASVSLYGYDLFGRRVSRASASGVGDNEGELQQSFAYSGHRVIAEYDGSGGLQKRFVYGAGIDEVVCMIDVARPAGAGWTESMSDLAEAWLCAEGDLCYAANADYVDNTEPNMINIEDIAYYLSEYYIAERDAAFAEEYCGYFADELGSVVMLYSAEPNGIAEIYSYDAYGSVEISDPNGQPLDESAAGNPYMFAGRRYDSESGLYYCRARYYNPALGVFHSRDPLAYIDSMNLYAYCTNNPVNYVDPRGLYTKKEIDMFRKRNVTRKDLKLASDMYWEQRLKHSEAGNLTSSDYMSADSPYYNLKTVVPEKKQEYYGRECNPSSVNYIAIGMASARDGLTKTEMKAMIFGWKISQYKHLPHKNDYFFAEWGYSYYYRNIYKFE; encoded by the coding sequence ATGATCTGTTTTGACACGCAAGACGACCTGATAAATATAGCAAAAGATGACCCTAATGTTTCCGTAAAGCTTGGTGATGCCGTAGCTGGAGATCCTATTCACTTAGAGAGCGGCAAAAGTATTGAATCAATAACTGACTTGAAAATCCATGGAAATACAATGGATATTGAGTTTAATAGGCTGTATCTTGGAGAAAGCTTTGACAGAGGGTTTAAACATAGGTTCAATGTTCCACTAAAAAACACAAAATATTTAGCGGGAACAGATGACAATGTATTGAAAAACGATTGCTCTGTACAAAAAAAGATTACCAAAACCGCTAACCTTCTCAATATTCCATCAATTGTTAATCTCTATGGTATAAATGACCCAAATGATCAAGCTAACTATACTTTTATGGTTGTTGATAAAGTAACTCCCTTAACAGAAACGGACTGTTTTTTCGAGTTACCTGAAAATGCTCCCAATAACGGCAAAGTTGTATTTAATGATGTAGGCAGCGGCAGTGTGAATTTTGATGTAGCGTGTAGTTATTATCATTACTGGTGGTACCCGGAAGTTAACTTTTATGATCCAAACGGAAATGTTCTTTCCACTTCAGAACCATATAGGGTTCTTACGAAGATCGGAACAGATACATACAATTATACAAAGGATTATCCCATCAGTCCATACAGCTGCAGGGTAGGCCGGAACTGGACGCACAACTACAACATATTCCTCCAGGATACTGTGGAGGAGAGCTCAGGTTCAAACTGTCCAAGCGAGACGGACAATCTGAAAATCATCTCTGGCGCAACAACGTATAATTTTTCCAGAAGTTCGGGAGCGGATGAGAGCGTACCTTTTACCTGCCAATCCTCGCCGGAATTAAAATTATACAAAACCGTCGATTCCGGCGAGGCATATTTCATCCTGCACAAGAAACATGGAGAGAGATGGAAATTCAGCTCTGCCCTATCTGATTCAATCACTTATCCTTTAGAATATATGGAAGATCGCTTCGGCAATCGTCTTGATTTTGAGTATTATGCCGAAGAAAAAGAGGGGCTGCTGCAATCAATAACAAACGATGTCGGCAGAGAAATAAACTTTTACTACACCAGCACAGATTATATGCTGGATTATATCGAAGACGACAGAGACAGGCAATGGCATTATAGCCGCAATTCAAACTTTGAGCTAACATCTGTTGCTTCCCCTTCCCCTGAGGGAGGCTCTCAGGGCAGTGTTTCCCAATATACATATACAAATCCAGCCGGATCAAATCCCCATCAGCTCAAAACCAAAACAGATGCTCAAGGCCAGATATGGTATGACAATACTTACAGCAGCGAAGGCAGAATTGTATCCCAGCAATACGGCAGCGGCAGCTTTACTAGCTCATACAATTTCCCTGAAAACGATCCGAACTATGTTGTAATAGCCGACAGGGAAGGGAATGCAGTAATGCATTACCTCACAAAAACAGGCTTAATTGACAAACGAAAGGTTTACAGTGATGAAAGCACATGGCTTACAACAGACTACATCTATGATTTTGAGCTTGACGGAAGTTTGGAGGAGAAAGAGGCTCCCTGCCTAATCAAGAAGATTGTGCTGCCGGATAACAAAATAATCGCATATACGCACGATCAATACGGAAATACAACAAGCGAAACCCATAAAGCCAACGAAAACGACCCGGGCATAACAACTTCATACACATACACCGGCGGAGCAGACTCCAATCTCTGCTCCATAACCACTCCGGACGGATTGACGTATCAGTTTTCATATACAGGAGACGCTCTAACACAAATTGAGCTGCCGGCGGCTACAGTGTATGATCCAAACTCCCTTGACTACGTTGTTGAAAATCCAACTTATCAGCTTGGATACGACTCACGCGGAAATTATGATTACATAAAACTTCCCGACGGAAACACCCTCAATTATGAATACAGCTATAATGAAGATGGCCAAAAGAGCCAGCTTATTATCAATTTCAACTACGATCCCTTATTGCAGTATTCATATTCTTTTGATACTACTTCCGGTTTGATAGAGCAGGCAACCGACCCTGACGGGGTAACAACGGATTACAGTTATAATGATGCAGACAGGCTTACGGAAATCCAAAACGGATTAGGCGAAATCGCAAAAATTGCATACAATCCGCTTGGGCTTGTAGAAACTGTGAGCACGCAGCTTGGAGCAAGCTATAATGAAAACACTGCCATAAACTACAGCTTCGGATACACCATCACAGACAAGCTTGCAGCCATCACAGACAGCCTCGGAAGAATAACAACAATCGGCTACAATAACAACGACAAGCGGCAATTCGTTAAAGACCCCAAGGCTTCCGCAGACGGGTTTAAGAACAAGGAATATTCATACAACTCCCGTGATCTTCTAAAATCAATCACTTTTCCTGAAGACTACGACCCCGCAGCGGGCAATCAGAATGTTACTAATATAAGCTATGATGAAGGCGGAAGGGTCGAATCTGCAACAGATCCGGAGGGCGGGATAACCGCTTATGATTACGACGGATACGGCAGGCTGGAGCAAATCACTTATCCAGATTCCGGCAAGGAGAAGTTCTCATACGACTGCGCAGGCAGGATAACAACAAAAACCCGGCCATCCGGTGATAAAATCCTCTATGATTACAACCTCTCAGGAAAGCTTTCAGCCAAAGCCGTGCTGCCGGCAGACAGCTCAAACGCATTAATGAAAGACGAGAACGGGATATTTTCAATGCTTGATTCCGACTGGGCCAGCATCTGGGATCCGAACAGCTTCGGCGGGCAGTTTGCACAAACAAGCCAGAACGGGGCTAATTTTCCCTTCACAATATCCGAATCAGGCAGCTATATCGTTCAGGTTTACTTCCCTGCCTCAAGCGGGACAGTACGGTTCAGTATATATGAAGATATCTCAGAATTCTCTGGCTCGCCTTGTGAAATAATCGATATTGAGCAAAACTCAAACGGCGGGATGTGGATTACTGTTGGCAGCTGCACCTTTTCAGACAGCAGCGACGGCTGCATTGATGTAGAAAATATAAGCGGCACGGTTACCTTTGATGCGTTTCGACTGATCCCCGCAAAAACCTTTGAATATGATATTATGGGCAGGATTACAAAGGCAGGTGAAAATTCCTTCTCATACTATCCTTCCGGCAGACTGAAAACTGAAACGGACAGTTTCGCCCGGACTACCTCATACGAATATTCACCAGCCGGAAGAATCACAAAGCTCATATATCCAGACGGATATTTCACTCAATATGATTATGATGCAGCAGGCAGACTTGATAAAATAACAGATTCGGCTGGCAAGGTACTGCTTGATTATACAAGAGACGCAAGCGGAAGAGTGGCTGTGAAGGAAACGGTAGGCGGGGCCTGCACTTATTACGACTATGAAGACCTCAGCTCTCAGGCTGACGACAACAGAGGGATTTACCTCGATTCGATTGAGCATTTTCTTGGCGGTTCATGTGTTAATTATATCGAATACGGGAGAGATCTGGCAGGAAATACTGTATCAAAAACAGATGAGAACAATAACACAAAATCGTATTTTTACGACAAAAACTACTGGCTGACTGAGGCAGATGCAATAGAATACGAATACAACAATATGCTGATGCGAGAGAGCGTAACAATTGGCGCTGAGACAGAAGCCTACGCCGCCGATCCGAACGGTATGGGGCGATACAGCTCTGTGGGTTCTGAGGCGGTGGAGTATGACGGGAACGGAAATCTCTCCCGCTGCGGGGATGACTACTACATCTACGACCCGCAGGACAGGCTTCGGGCGTATTATCGGCTTGCGGGCGATCCGAATGAGGCGAGCGTATCGCTGTACGGCTATGATTTATTCGGCCGACGGGTGAGCAGGGCATCTGCCTCAGGCGTTGGCGATAATGAGGGCGAGCTGCAGCAGAGCTTTGCATACTCCGGGCATCGCGTGATAGCGGAATACGACGGCTCGGGCGGCCTGCAGAAACGCTTTGTTTACGGAGCGGGGATTGATGAGGTGGTTTGTATGATTGATGTGGCAAGGCCGGCGGGTGCAGGCTGGACAGAAAGCATGAGCGATTTGGCGGAGGCGTGGCTTTGCGCCGAGGGCGATTTATGCTATGCTGCAAATGCAGATTACGTTGACAATACAGAGCCTAATATGATCAACATCGAAGACATCGCTTACTATCTGAGCGAGTATTACATTGCAGAGCGGGATGCCGCCTTTGCGGAAGAATACTGCGGCTATTTTGCCGATGAGCTGGGCAGTGTGGTGATGTTGTATTCGGCCGAGCCGAACGGGATTGCTGAGATATACAGCTATGATGCATACGGCAGCGTGGAGATAAGCGATCCGAACGGCCAGCCGCTGGATGAAAGCGCAGCCGGCAATCCGTATATGTTCGCCGGCCGGCGGTATGACAGCGAATCCGGCCTGTATTACTGCCGCGCAAGATACTACAACCCCGCCTTGGGCGTATTCCACTCCCGCGACCCCCTCGCCTATATCGACTCAATGAACCTCTACGCCTACTGCACCAATAATCCCGTAAATTACGTTGATCCAAGAGGATTATACACAAAAAAAGAAATAGATATGTTTAGAAAGAGAAATGTTACAAGAAAAGATTTAAAACTTGCTTCTGATATGTATTGGGAACAAAGGTTAAAACATTCCGAAGCAGGCAATTTAACATCCTCTGATTATATGAGTGCTGACTCTCCCTATTATAATTTAAAAACCGTTGTACCAGAGAAAAAACAAGAATATTATGGGCGAGAATGTAATCCCTCCTCTGTAAACTATATCGCTATTGGTATGGCTTCTGCAAGAGACGGCTTAACAAAAACTGAAATGAAGGCTATGATATTTGGTTGGAAAATATCACAATACAAGCATTTACCGCATAAAAACGATTATTTCTTCGCTGAATGGGGGTACAGTTATTATTATAGGAACATCTACAAATTCGAATAG
- a CDS encoding 3-hydroxyacyl-ACP dehydratase FabZ family protein has translation MKFSLIDKITDIDSGRHLEAVKNVALAEEYLQDHFPAFPVLPGVFLLQGMIESASWLVREYQNYSNSMVLLKKARNVKYKSFAAPGSTIRYTVEVKSLDDKTSSFKASGVAGEEAVVEARIDLKHFNLADENPEMDRADKEVIDNLKKRWQLLTQ, from the coding sequence ATGAAGTTTTCACTAATAGATAAAATAACAGATATAGATTCAGGCCGGCATCTGGAAGCGGTGAAGAACGTCGCTCTTGCAGAGGAATACCTCCAAGACCATTTTCCCGCATTTCCCGTACTGCCCGGAGTGTTTCTCCTTCAGGGTATGATTGAGTCTGCCTCGTGGCTGGTGAGGGAATATCAGAACTACTCCAACAGTATGGTATTGCTAAAAAAGGCCAGAAACGTAAAATACAAGTCTTTTGCAGCCCCGGGCAGCACGATACGTTACACTGTTGAGGTTAAGAGCCTCGATGATAAAACCAGCAGTTTCAAGGCTTCCGGAGTTGCAGGAGAGGAAGCGGTGGTTGAGGCAAGGATAGACCTCAAACACTTCAACCTTGCTGATGAAAATCCAGAGATGGACAGGGCGGATAAGGAAGTAATCGATAATTTGAAGAAAAGATGGCAGCTGCTTACGCAGTAA
- a CDS encoding PEP-CTERM sorting domain-containing protein (PEP-CTERM proteins occur, often in large numbers, in the proteomes of bacteria that also encode an exosortase, a predicted intramembrane cysteine proteinase. The presence of a PEP-CTERM domain at a protein's C-terminus predicts cleavage within the sorting domain, followed by covalent anchoring to some some component of the (usually Gram-negative) cell surface. Many PEP-CTERM proteins exhibit an unusual sequence composition that includes large numbers of potential glycosylation sites. Expression of one such protein has been shown restore the ability of a bacterium to form floc, a type of biofilm.), with protein sequence MVPEPTSISIFVMLSAGLFRKRSNA encoded by the coding sequence ATAGTTCCCGAACCAACCTCGATAAGCATTTTTGTCATGCTCTCCGCAGGGCTTTTCCGCAAGAGAAGCAATGCCTGA